A section of the Spirosoma pollinicola genome encodes:
- a CDS encoding alpha-amylase family glycosyl hydrolase: MFVLIHAFSRLASPGLYVWRSEVAGNLVAPFSDDRTTGWSTFQVLLDPQIKPLVQFKLVGRDSEGKGVDWELDDYNRELKRLPDDTFPAEIWIFHNARRILDVDPMTALPQSRLTVHLITLNRYRESQLCLSDANAHEVRFEPGLPDNLGPVFTVDLTGLQQQFFYFRFVKGDKVNGNRTDFEPPIANKVYVADDGNEIWVHSDADIIRDSQPVLRQLTVHVHKESDWNDAPEIHLWQPGSGFEVDLPAEQEDDGWSAHRILLYTNIEYRFYVRYRSLAVVWQEPNRAHRRLTILQETECWTIEGDDVVFDSRPARDLAVTIRIAARPAGGAYAGPFQARVGVLDAGGWSESNLTVSASDSISFSTYQGIALKLDYMRAGTVISSHRFDTPETGDTFDGFSVLSKPIVLREAPPAALFADPPFTILRPGIWEQAGTLHFALHVQDVSRARLKGAWTNTLVDLSLTNDGTFFWAQIPITDIAPLGTDYHKQAYNYILNDDWLIHDPAAQWVEGSTPGKHSLLFNPDRHQWRSYSWQRPGWEYLIIYQIHPARFSDRHPELSPLLQVAREIDEQAGHLRDLGVTAIELLPVNEVGSPIYGWGYDPAFFFAVEANYGGPADLQELADTCHAHGIALILDVEFNHTGNTDNILFSTAHDTFIDGDTQWGPLINFDNPICRFFFRTNLIYLAETFRIDGFRFDHTDTIINGHKQQGYINVPGSGGGWEFLNDMRQALKKLDPNIVMIAEELPNDWYLTSQGAMDSQWCDDFHDRMVDVCRRRESVFRLGQALELTNPVYQHWYSATNYAESHDEVGNEDNRIAKCAEFGSGLRLAKVALATVLLGRGLPHIFMGGEAGETRQFAKDKLDTLPLAVYRSDVNQKNVLAWFQILCGLRKNDSRIKGPSPLNVRYADGNLLAFSRGGAGEFFIVLNFGTWSGSIGLSTLNLPDGVYCELWNSTWPAFAISGEWENEHTNWGRDARLSRNNSLNIPDFGVVVLERV, translated from the coding sequence ATGTTCGTTCTAATCCACGCGTTTTCCCGGCTCGCAAGTCCCGGTCTGTATGTATGGCGATCCGAAGTAGCCGGTAATCTGGTTGCCCCGTTTAGTGATGATCGTACTACTGGCTGGTCGACGTTTCAGGTGCTGCTCGATCCGCAGATAAAGCCCCTTGTTCAGTTCAAATTAGTTGGTCGCGACTCGGAAGGGAAAGGTGTCGACTGGGAACTGGACGATTATAACCGGGAGCTAAAACGATTGCCCGACGATACGTTTCCGGCTGAAATCTGGATATTCCATAACGCCCGCCGTATACTTGATGTCGACCCAATGACGGCCTTGCCACAAAGCCGACTGACAGTCCATCTCATTACGTTGAATCGGTACCGGGAAAGTCAGCTTTGTCTGAGCGATGCCAACGCTCACGAAGTCCGGTTTGAACCCGGTCTGCCTGATAATCTCGGACCTGTTTTTACCGTTGACCTGACTGGCCTTCAACAGCAATTCTTTTATTTCAGGTTTGTCAAGGGGGATAAAGTAAACGGAAACCGGACCGATTTTGAGCCGCCCATTGCCAACAAAGTATACGTTGCCGATGATGGCAACGAGATATGGGTCCACAGTGATGCCGATATTATTCGGGATAGCCAGCCCGTTCTACGGCAGCTGACGGTTCATGTTCACAAAGAATCTGATTGGAACGACGCTCCCGAGATTCACCTTTGGCAACCGGGTTCGGGTTTCGAAGTAGACTTACCAGCCGAACAGGAAGATGACGGATGGAGCGCCCACCGGATATTACTTTACACCAATATTGAGTACCGTTTTTATGTACGCTATCGGTCGCTAGCGGTCGTCTGGCAGGAACCTAATCGGGCGCATCGGCGGCTGACCATTTTGCAGGAAACCGAATGCTGGACCATTGAGGGCGATGATGTGGTATTCGACAGTCGGCCTGCGCGCGACCTGGCCGTAACGATTCGTATTGCTGCCCGACCCGCTGGTGGAGCCTATGCCGGGCCGTTCCAGGCGCGGGTGGGTGTTCTGGATGCCGGCGGCTGGTCTGAATCGAATTTGACGGTGTCGGCTAGTGATTCGATAAGCTTTAGTACCTATCAGGGTATTGCCTTGAAGCTTGATTATATGCGTGCCGGAACCGTCATCTCGTCGCATCGGTTCGATACACCCGAAACGGGAGATACGTTCGATGGGTTTTCGGTTTTGTCGAAGCCGATTGTGTTGCGTGAAGCTCCACCAGCCGCTCTGTTTGCCGATCCGCCTTTCACGATTTTACGGCCGGGCATATGGGAGCAGGCTGGGACGCTTCATTTTGCTCTTCATGTTCAGGATGTATCGCGGGCACGGCTCAAAGGGGCATGGACAAATACACTCGTCGACCTGTCGCTCACTAACGATGGTACCTTTTTCTGGGCGCAGATACCCATTACAGATATAGCACCCTTGGGGACAGACTATCATAAACAGGCGTATAACTACATTCTCAACGACGATTGGCTGATTCACGATCCAGCCGCTCAGTGGGTGGAAGGGTCGACGCCGGGTAAGCATTCGCTCTTGTTCAATCCAGATCGTCATCAATGGCGGTCTTATTCCTGGCAGCGACCGGGTTGGGAGTACCTGATTATTTACCAGATCCACCCTGCTCGCTTTTCAGATCGGCATCCAGAGTTAAGTCCTCTATTGCAGGTAGCCCGCGAAATAGATGAACAGGCCGGTCATTTGCGCGATCTGGGTGTTACGGCTATTGAATTGTTGCCCGTCAACGAAGTAGGATCGCCAATATACGGCTGGGGATATGATCCGGCGTTTTTCTTTGCCGTTGAAGCCAATTACGGTGGCCCCGCCGATTTGCAGGAGCTGGCCGATACTTGTCATGCGCATGGTATAGCGTTGATACTGGATGTGGAGTTCAACCATACCGGCAATACGGATAATATTCTGTTCTCCACGGCTCATGACACGTTCATTGACGGCGATACACAATGGGGGCCGCTGATTAACTTCGACAACCCTATTTGCCGTTTCTTTTTCAGGACGAACCTGATTTATCTCGCCGAGACGTTCCGTATCGACGGATTCCGGTTCGACCATACCGACACCATTATTAATGGCCACAAACAGCAGGGGTATATCAATGTTCCCGGCTCAGGTGGCGGTTGGGAGTTCCTGAACGACATGCGTCAGGCACTAAAAAAGCTTGATCCGAACATCGTTATGATCGCGGAGGAGTTGCCGAACGACTGGTATCTCACGAGTCAGGGGGCTATGGATAGTCAGTGGTGCGATGATTTTCACGACCGCATGGTTGACGTGTGCCGCCGTCGGGAATCTGTTTTTAGATTGGGGCAGGCGTTGGAACTAACCAATCCTGTTTATCAGCACTGGTATAGTGCAACTAACTATGCCGAAAGCCACGATGAGGTTGGTAATGAAGATAACCGGATTGCCAAATGCGCTGAGTTTGGTTCAGGCCTGCGGCTGGCTAAAGTCGCACTCGCTACAGTGTTGCTTGGTCGGGGACTACCACACATTTTCATGGGTGGTGAAGCGGGCGAAACGCGTCAGTTTGCGAAAGATAAACTCGACACACTGCCGCTGGCTGTTTACCGATCCGATGTCAACCAGAAAAACGTATTGGCCTGGTTTCAAATACTTTGTGGATTACGGAAAAATGATAGCCGAATCAAAGGCCCCTCACCCTTAAACGTTCGTTATGCCGATGGAAACCTGTTGGCTTTTTCGCGGGGTGGCGCTGGTGAGTTTTTCATCGTGCTGAACTTTGGTACTTGGTCGGGCAGCATCGGCCTGTCTACGCTAAATCTGCCCGACGGCGTTTATTGCGAACTATGGAATTCGACATGGCCTGCGTTTGCCATTTCGGGCGAGTGGGAAAACGAGCACACCAACTGGGGGCGGGATGCCCGGTTGAGCCGAAACAACTCGCTGAACATCCCGGATTTTGGCGTAGTAGTTCTTGAGCGGGTGTAA
- a CDS encoding (Fe-S)-binding protein, with protein sequence MKVGLFIPCYIDQFYPQVAIATLKLLEKVGCKVSYPLQQTCCGQPMANSGFEHLTGGCNENFVRNFANCDYIVSPSGSCTLHIKHHLHSANEEVATGIRSRIYELTEFLTDIVKVNTLDATFPYKVGLHQSCHGQRGLHISQMSELVAPPFSKPVQLLNLVKDLELIQLDRRDECCGFGGTFCVTEEAVSVKMGKDRVADHLRHGVNFITGVDVSCLMHMEGILKRANSNVKVKHIAEILTATI encoded by the coding sequence ATGAAAGTTGGTCTGTTTATTCCCTGTTACATTGATCAGTTCTATCCGCAGGTAGCCATCGCTACCCTGAAATTGTTGGAAAAAGTCGGCTGCAAGGTGTCGTATCCGCTCCAACAAACCTGCTGCGGTCAGCCAATGGCCAACTCCGGCTTTGAACACCTGACGGGGGGATGCAACGAGAATTTCGTTCGCAACTTTGCCAACTGCGACTATATCGTTTCGCCCTCCGGGAGCTGCACACTGCACATAAAACATCACCTGCATTCGGCCAATGAGGAAGTAGCTACGGGTATCCGCTCCCGTATTTATGAACTTACCGAATTTCTGACAGATATCGTGAAAGTCAATACACTAGATGCAACGTTTCCCTACAAAGTTGGCTTGCACCAAAGCTGCCACGGACAACGGGGGTTACACATATCCCAGATGTCGGAATTGGTTGCACCGCCCTTTTCGAAGCCGGTACAGTTGCTCAACTTAGTGAAGGATCTGGAACTAATTCAACTCGACCGGCGCGATGAGTGCTGTGGATTTGGCGGTACATTCTGCGTAACGGAAGAAGCCGTTTCGGTTAAAATGGGGAAAGACCGCGTAGCCGATCACCTGCGTCACGGGGTCAATTTCATCACCGGCGTCGATGTGTCGTGCCTGATGCATATGGAAGGTATTCTGAAACGGGCTAATTCGAATGTAAAAGTTAAACATATTGCAGAAATATTAACGGCTACCATATGA
- a CDS encoding lactate utilization protein B, producing the protein MNKQLTLDHADAALEFNKNEAKVDWHDETLWFVRTKRDRAVAQIPEWEQLREAASQIKNYGLSNMHDLLIQFEENAIRNGIKIHWAADGDEHNAIILDIIKQAGANRMVKSKSMLTEECHLNQFLTDKRIEVIDSDLGERIVQMRGEPPSHIVLPAIHLTKAEVGETFHEHLGTDKGATDPQYLTEAARQHLRETFLTRKVALTGVNFAIAETGGFVVCTNEGNADMGVHLADVHIAAMGFEKIIPRAEHLSVFLRLLARSATGQPITTFSSHFHRPRPGQEMHIVIVDNGRSRQLGRPDFRNSLKCIRCAACLNTCPVYRRSGGFSYHSAVAGPIGSILAPNLDMKQNADLPFASTLCGSCSNVCPVKIDIHDQLYKWRQVLMKEGYGPGSKTVAMKAMATVLESPRLYRMAGKVGRGVLRFAPITVENGLNPWYTQREMPEPPAESFHDWYVNHKKA; encoded by the coding sequence ATGAACAAGCAGCTCACATTAGATCACGCTGACGCAGCGCTGGAGTTTAATAAAAACGAAGCGAAAGTCGATTGGCACGACGAAACGCTCTGGTTTGTACGTACCAAACGCGACCGGGCCGTGGCGCAGATTCCCGAATGGGAGCAACTTCGGGAAGCGGCCTCGCAGATTAAAAACTACGGGCTGTCCAACATGCACGATCTGCTGATCCAGTTTGAAGAAAACGCGATTCGCAACGGTATCAAAATTCACTGGGCCGCCGATGGTGACGAACACAATGCCATCATTCTCGACATTATAAAACAAGCGGGGGCGAACCGAATGGTTAAGTCGAAGTCCATGCTGACCGAAGAGTGTCACCTGAACCAATTCCTGACCGACAAGAGGATTGAAGTAATAGACAGCGATCTGGGCGAACGAATTGTGCAGATGCGGGGCGAGCCACCGTCCCATATTGTGCTGCCCGCCATTCACCTGACCAAGGCCGAAGTAGGCGAAACCTTTCACGAGCATCTGGGCACCGACAAAGGCGCAACTGATCCGCAATACCTAACCGAAGCCGCTCGCCAGCACCTGCGCGAAACGTTTCTGACGCGCAAGGTGGCACTCACGGGTGTCAACTTCGCCATTGCCGAAACGGGTGGATTTGTCGTGTGTACCAACGAGGGAAATGCCGATATGGGCGTCCATTTGGCCGACGTGCACATTGCGGCTATGGGTTTTGAAAAGATCATTCCCCGTGCCGAACACCTGAGTGTATTTCTACGATTGCTGGCCCGTTCAGCAACGGGCCAGCCTATTACTACATTTTCGAGCCATTTTCATCGGCCTCGTCCGGGTCAGGAGATGCACATCGTTATTGTCGATAATGGCCGTAGCCGTCAATTGGGACGCCCTGATTTTCGCAATTCGCTCAAGTGTATTCGATGCGCGGCCTGTTTGAATACCTGCCCGGTTTACCGACGGTCAGGTGGATTTAGTTACCACAGTGCCGTTGCCGGGCCAATTGGCTCTATTCTGGCGCCGAATCTGGATATGAAACAAAACGCCGATCTGCCGTTTGCGTCAACGCTCTGTGGGTCGTGTTCCAACGTGTGCCCGGTCAAGATCGATATTCACGACCAGCTCTACAAATGGCGGCAGGTGCTTATGAAAGAAGGCTATGGTCCTGGTAGCAAGACCGTTGCCATGAAGGCGATGGCTACCGTCCTGGAGTCGCCCCGGTTGTACCGGATGGCGGGTAAAGTTGGGCGGGGGGTATTGCGGTTTGCGCCGATCACGGTCGAAAACGGGCTGAATCCCTGGTATACCCAACGAGAAATGCCCGAACCGCCCGCAGAAAGTTTCCACGACTGGTACGTTAACCACAAAAAAGCATGA
- a CDS encoding LutC/YkgG family protein, with translation MTTRDQMLANIKANQPALRPVPTDFTFTSVYPDLTKQFIDVLTFVGGAALIVEDFAAIRASLQTQFPNMTSVATTCPELADLADVTMNVTDPHELSGLNLAIIEGPLAVAENAAIWVDERQIPQRVAPMITQYLVIIIHQSTIVPNMHDAYKLLKVDATGFGTFICGPSKTADIEQSLVIGAHGARSLMVYILP, from the coding sequence ATGACCACCCGCGACCAGATGCTGGCGAATATAAAGGCCAACCAGCCAGCCTTACGCCCTGTTCCAACCGACTTTACATTCACATCAGTTTACCCAGACCTGACAAAGCAATTTATTGATGTGCTCACGTTTGTGGGTGGGGCAGCCCTAATTGTTGAGGATTTTGCCGCTATCCGCGCTTCGTTGCAAACGCAGTTTCCAAATATGACCAGCGTTGCAACTACCTGTCCGGAACTCGCTGATCTGGCCGATGTGACCATGAACGTTACTGACCCGCATGAGTTGTCGGGACTCAATCTGGCAATTATAGAAGGGCCATTAGCGGTAGCCGAAAATGCCGCTATCTGGGTCGACGAGCGGCAGATACCCCAGCGGGTAGCACCCATGATCACGCAATACTTGGTGATCATTATCCATCAATCGACTATTGTGCCTAATATGCACGACGCCTACAAGTTGCTGAAGGTCGATGCAACCGGCTTTGGTACGTTCATCTGTGGCCCGTCAAAAACCGCTGATATTGAGCAAAGTCTGGTGATTGGTGCGCACGGTGCCCGGTCGTTGATGGTGTATATATTGCCGTAA
- a CDS encoding LytR/AlgR family response regulator transcription factor, producing MTSPIRCLVVDDKPLALDILTDYIGKVPFLHLVAATTNPLDALMRIADEPIDLVFLDIQMPELTGLQFLTALNSRSRVILTTAYAEYALDGFEHDVVDYLLKPISFERFYRAVLKVQQQMRPSLDLSPEPRAYLFIRTEHRMQRVNIADILYAEGLQNYTIVHTVTEKVIARQTFSSLETSLPPSAFVRVHKSFIVALAHISTVERSRIYINNGNREPVNIPIGDAYRDRFYKLLGT from the coding sequence ATGACCTCACCCATTCGTTGTCTGGTTGTTGACGACAAACCCCTGGCTCTCGACATTTTAACCGATTACATCGGCAAAGTGCCTTTTTTGCACCTGGTAGCGGCAACGACGAACCCACTCGACGCGCTGATGCGGATAGCCGACGAACCGATAGACCTGGTTTTTCTGGATATTCAAATGCCGGAGCTTACCGGCCTGCAGTTCCTTACAGCCCTCAACAGCCGTTCACGGGTGATCTTAACGACGGCTTACGCAGAGTATGCGTTGGATGGCTTCGAACATGATGTGGTAGATTATCTGCTCAAGCCAATTTCGTTTGAGCGATTTTATCGGGCAGTCCTGAAAGTTCAGCAGCAGATGCGACCTTCACTCGATCTATCACCTGAGCCGCGAGCCTATCTGTTCATTCGCACGGAGCACCGCATGCAACGGGTCAATATAGCCGACATCCTATACGCAGAGGGGTTGCAGAACTATACAATAGTCCATACCGTAACCGAAAAAGTGATAGCCCGGCAAACCTTCAGTAGTTTGGAAACTAGCTTGCCACCATCGGCTTTTGTCCGGGTGCATAAATCATTTATCGTGGCCCTGGCCCATATTTCTACGGTAGAACGGAGTCGTATTTACATCAACAATGGCAATCGGGAACCGGTGAACATTCCGATTGGCGATGCCTATCGAGACAGGTTTTATAAGTTGCTAGGAACGTAA
- a CDS encoding sensor histidine kinase gives MNTFRFRALPEWSIHVLVWTLLVIKDVADMYYNPTYPVPKTAIATYWLLVIGYTSISAGAFYGSIFLVARPLLTGPLSWRQYGWAMGGLLTTMLGIISWRYILEMHLFKPVLGFDNYSRNKALTTAWFIRNSVFYYADYITYGLLYTFIKRHFINEQLRRETEQARTSAELAFLRSQLNPHFLFNTINDIYALVYCKSEEAPRALLKLSELLRYVLHEARHDYVLLARELDYLHSLIDLQRIGAKDNLYVEYQLQGSINGQMIAPLLLVSFVENAFKHGVVSDPQHPICLTLNLTRTTLDFQLNNRKNQQHKDHTGGIGLANVKRRLELLYPGQHRLEVIDHPIDYRINLHLDL, from the coding sequence ATGAACACGTTTCGATTTCGCGCGTTACCCGAGTGGAGCATTCATGTGCTCGTCTGGACGCTTCTGGTAATAAAAGACGTTGCGGATATGTATTACAATCCGACGTATCCGGTTCCCAAAACGGCCATCGCTACTTACTGGCTGCTGGTTATCGGCTATACCTCCATCAGTGCCGGTGCATTCTATGGTTCCATTTTTCTGGTAGCCCGACCTTTATTGACGGGACCACTTAGCTGGCGACAGTATGGGTGGGCTATGGGCGGACTCCTGACGACCATGCTAGGCATCATTTCATGGCGCTATATTCTGGAGATGCACCTCTTCAAGCCAGTGCTGGGTTTTGATAATTACAGCCGTAATAAAGCACTTACGACAGCCTGGTTCATACGCAATAGCGTGTTTTACTATGCCGACTACATTACGTATGGGCTGCTCTACACCTTTATCAAACGTCATTTTATCAACGAACAACTCCGCCGGGAAACGGAACAGGCCCGAACATCTGCCGAGCTGGCTTTTCTACGATCACAGTTGAATCCGCATTTTCTGTTCAACACCATCAACGACATCTATGCGTTAGTCTATTGTAAATCTGAAGAGGCACCAAGAGCCCTACTTAAGCTATCAGAATTACTCCGCTATGTTCTGCACGAGGCCCGGCACGATTACGTGCTTCTGGCCCGCGAACTTGATTACCTGCATAGCTTGATCGATTTGCAGCGTATCGGCGCTAAAGACAATCTATATGTTGAGTATCAACTTCAGGGTTCGATCAACGGACAAATGATAGCCCCTTTACTGCTTGTATCTTTTGTCGAAAACGCTTTCAAACATGGCGTGGTATCAGACCCGCAGCACCCCATTTGCCTGACACTCAACTTAACCAGAACAACCCTGGACTTTCAACTGAACAACCGTAAAAACCAGCAGCATAAAGATCATACGGGTGGTATCGGCCTGGCCAATGTCAAACGGCGGCTTGAGCTGTTATACCCTGGTCAGCACCGTCTGGAGGTGATCGACCATCCAATCGATTACCGGATAAACCTGCACCTCGACCTATGA
- a CDS encoding DUF4932 domain-containing protein, with protein sequence MKPTLFCLLLLGLTQSIQAQLSTSVPPSKRVEVIVHPGIELFTVVQLLAGQYRMPNPSAYAKAVETYFKPYANHPAVEQVKKMGRVYADLAELGYCFDQFPSIRIYYPDSLHWYKKYGKDTVQTYMKLCKQFSQDTKFWDFYQQHQTDYTAWATPVKKEFTQKGWVAKLDSFYRFDSHTNWTICLDALNSWGAHAIMTKTINPWYADHVVYNVGFFNQDAKETDAPTFTIGSEPVSMVWHEGSHSYTNELQKRYAADIDKLAYLLNKDDEGMKRNNINTWAHCFDENLVRGIVIALFRQYRSPKEARKQTAREVVGDFLYAEDIADVLTNNYIGNPAYGSFPQFFPQILTYLAQKYPNRQLTDR encoded by the coding sequence ATGAAACCTACACTCTTTTGCCTCCTACTACTCGGACTAACGCAGTCCATACAGGCTCAGTTGTCTACCTCGGTTCCGCCTTCTAAACGGGTCGAGGTCATTGTCCATCCGGGCATTGAACTCTTCACGGTGGTACAACTGCTGGCTGGTCAGTATAGAATGCCCAATCCATCAGCCTATGCCAAAGCGGTTGAAACCTATTTCAAGCCTTATGCCAACCACCCGGCGGTGGAGCAGGTAAAAAAAATGGGCCGTGTATATGCCGACCTGGCCGAACTGGGTTACTGCTTTGACCAGTTTCCGTCCATCCGGATTTATTATCCAGACAGTCTGCACTGGTACAAAAAATATGGAAAAGACACGGTACAGACGTATATGAAACTGTGTAAACAATTTTCTCAGGACACGAAATTCTGGGACTTCTACCAGCAACACCAAACGGATTACACGGCCTGGGCCACACCCGTAAAGAAAGAATTTACGCAGAAAGGATGGGTAGCTAAACTGGACTCCTTTTATCGATTTGATAGTCATACCAACTGGACAATTTGTCTGGACGCCCTTAATAGTTGGGGGGCACATGCAATCATGACCAAAACAATCAATCCCTGGTATGCAGACCATGTGGTGTACAATGTTGGCTTCTTTAATCAAGACGCCAAAGAAACGGACGCGCCTACCTTTACAATTGGTTCGGAGCCGGTTTCAATGGTCTGGCATGAGGGGAGTCATAGCTATACCAACGAGTTGCAAAAGCGATACGCGGCCGATATTGACAAGCTGGCCTATCTGCTGAACAAAGACGATGAGGGCATGAAACGCAACAACATCAATACCTGGGCCCATTGTTTCGATGAGAATCTGGTCCGGGGTATTGTCATTGCCCTCTTCCGCCAATATCGTAGCCCCAAAGAAGCTCGAAAACAGACAGCTCGCGAAGTAGTTGGCGATTTCCTATACGCGGAAGACATTGCCGATGTGCTGACGAATAACTACATTGGTAATCCTGCCTACGGCAGTTTTCCCCAATTCTTTCCGCAAATCTTAACCTATCTGGCTCAGAAATACCCGAATAGGCAATTGACTGATCGATGA
- a CDS encoding S41 family peptidase, whose product MRFSKRLTLLASSALVAGGIGFFSFKTDDRFFEIARNLDIYATLFKELNLYYVDEVNPNRMVKTSIDAMLKNLDPYTNFFAEDEIEDYMTMTTGRYNGIGALIGQRQGKSIVLMVYEGTPAEKSGLQIGDEVIKVDGVDLKTRKDADPGKLLKGQNNTAVKLTVRRFGQKDPVDLSVIRDVVKMTNVPYYGMITEDVGYIDLKDFTATASREVRTAYQELKGKGMKKLILDVRENPGGLLNMAIDICNIFISKDSEVVTTKGKVTEWNKTYTAMNPPLDLDMPIVVLTNSHSASAAEIVSGVIQDYDRGVLIGQRTYGKGLVQTTRELSFNTKLKITTAKYYIPSGRCIQAIDYSHRNADGSVGKIPDSLKTAFKTKAGRVVYDGGGVLPDVVIDAQTPSPVALSLTNKGLIFDYAVKYRHEHASIKPAREFRLTDAEYTDFTKWVGDKEYDYTTQVEKDLGTLEASAKKEKYFDQIQDQLKSLKTKMSHSKDADLSTFRTELKTLLEQEIAGHYYLQKGLKEASFATDPEMKAALDLFKDMPRYGTILKGK is encoded by the coding sequence ATGCGCTTCTCTAAACGACTTACTCTGTTAGCCTCCTCGGCCCTTGTAGCGGGGGGTATTGGCTTCTTTTCGTTTAAAACCGACGACCGGTTTTTCGAGATAGCCCGTAACCTCGATATCTACGCCACGCTGTTCAAGGAGCTCAACCTCTATTATGTAGATGAGGTGAACCCGAACCGCATGGTTAAAACCAGCATCGACGCCATGCTGAAAAACCTCGATCCCTACACGAACTTCTTCGCCGAAGACGAAATCGAGGACTATATGACGATGACCACCGGCCGTTACAACGGTATTGGTGCGCTCATCGGGCAGCGTCAGGGCAAGAGTATTGTGCTGATGGTTTATGAGGGAACCCCCGCCGAGAAATCGGGTCTGCAAATTGGCGATGAGGTTATAAAAGTCGATGGCGTTGACCTGAAAACCCGCAAAGACGCTGACCCCGGTAAACTCCTGAAAGGCCAGAACAACACAGCCGTAAAACTAACGGTTCGTCGGTTTGGGCAGAAAGACCCGGTAGACCTCAGCGTTATTCGCGATGTGGTGAAGATGACCAACGTACCCTACTACGGCATGATCACCGAAGACGTTGGGTATATAGACCTCAAGGATTTTACGGCTACAGCCTCGCGCGAAGTTCGCACCGCTTACCAGGAGTTGAAGGGTAAGGGCATGAAAAAACTTATTCTCGATGTCCGTGAAAATCCGGGCGGACTGCTCAATATGGCCATCGACATTTGTAATATCTTCATTTCGAAGGATTCGGAAGTAGTGACCACCAAGGGCAAAGTGACGGAATGGAACAAGACCTATACGGCCATGAATCCACCGCTGGATCTCGACATGCCGATTGTTGTTTTGACCAACAGCCATAGCGCATCGGCTGCCGAAATCGTTTCGGGTGTTATTCAGGATTACGACCGGGGCGTATTGATCGGACAGCGTACATACGGCAAGGGCCTTGTTCAAACCACCCGCGAATTGTCGTTCAATACCAAGCTCAAGATCACTACCGCCAAGTACTACATTCCAAGCGGCCGTTGTATTCAGGCTATCGACTACAGCCACCGCAACGCTGACGGTAGCGTTGGCAAGATTCCCGATTCGCTTAAGACGGCGTTTAAAACCAAAGCTGGACGTGTGGTGTATGATGGCGGGGGCGTGTTGCCCGATGTTGTCATTGACGCCCAGACGCCTTCTCCCGTTGCCCTCAGCCTGACCAACAAAGGGTTGATTTTCGACTATGCCGTGAAGTACCGTCACGAACACGCGAGCATTAAGCCCGCCCGCGAGTTCCGCCTGACCGATGCCGAATACACCGACTTTACCAAGTGGGTCGGCGATAAAGAATACGACTACACAACGCAGGTTGAAAAAGACCTCGGCACCCTCGAAGCGTCGGCAAAAAAGGAGAAGTATTTCGACCAGATTCAGGATCAGCTAAAGTCGCTGAAAACCAAAATGTCGCATAGCAAAGATGCCGATTTGAGTACATTCAGGACTGAACTCAAAACCTTACTGGAACAGGAAATAGCCGGGCATTACTACCTGCAAAAGGGTCTTAAAGAAGCCTCGTTCGCCACTGACCCAGAGATGAAGGCCGCTCTGGATTTGTTCAAGGATATGCCCCGCTATGGGACGATTTTGAAGGGAAAATAA
- a CDS encoding ribonuclease P protein component — translation MPQTFTKSERLCSKKILGELFKKGSTSARTFYLFPFRMLYIPQAETSPDTEPPLPAIVITVPKRIFKKAVDRNLIRRRVREAYRLNKPLFSPQKPSPAYIAFLYTAKQIISFEEIEKGMKLALKKM, via the coding sequence ATGCCGCAAACCTTTACGAAATCCGAACGGCTTTGCAGCAAAAAAATTCTGGGAGAATTATTTAAAAAAGGTAGTACCTCCGCGCGGACGTTCTACCTTTTTCCGTTTCGGATGCTCTATATTCCCCAAGCCGAAACCAGTCCGGACACCGAGCCTCCTCTGCCCGCTATTGTCATTACCGTTCCCAAACGCATTTTCAAAAAAGCTGTTGACCGCAACCTGATCCGTCGTCGGGTGCGGGAAGCGTATCGGCTCAATAAGCCTCTTTTTAGCCCGCAAAAGCCATCACCGGCTTACATTGCCTTTCTTTATACCGCCAAACAAATAATTTCGTTTGAAGAGATAGAAAAAGGTATGAAATTAGCCTTGAAGAAAATGTAG